From the genome of Bombus pascuorum chromosome 2, iyBomPasc1.1, whole genome shotgun sequence, one region includes:
- the LOC132916602 gene encoding ran GTPase-activating protein 1-like: protein MSSFNLNDLKAQLQDVTENNAGNGVSFAKKSLKLDTEEDALEIVKAIRACTNLEYLDLEGNTLGPLAAKAVAQALQENGTLMKRALWKDMFTGRVKTEIPKALEYLGSALCIAGTRLFELDLSDNAFGPIGIEGLANFLTSSSCYTLRVLRLNNNGLGISGGKILAKALLDCYNNSFQGGSSALALKVFVAGRNRLENDGAKALASVFEKLTSLEEVVMPQNGIYYEGIIALANGLSSNPGLRILNLNDNTVGPKGAQAIAKALPNFQNLEQLNLGDCLLKTQGGVVLAEALGVEGSYPLLAELNLSYNEIRTRGANPIALAMAKKERLITLQLDGNHFGQTGRTILRDSLIISERIGSLGTLNDDESEDSEESDEEDEEEDDEESDEKDESENESKENIDNNKDMIINGSIVPPKVTIVEFLKSPTGEKLLLLPDDVVQDFITHAKNLSENDASPELKFIEEFTRIIMKVSALSTTGYADVKLRTQYLTDALYSKLCSFVTENNQISVWNNTLLVNLGLIKAEDKNSGKIDWNLEGCFKALETVSQKDYFLQETRSTLKFFLENPVKVNKKKVMDSFENSKNSLKAVLNRMQST, encoded by the exons ATGTCGTCGTTCAATTTGAACGATCTTAAAGCACAATTACAAGATGTTACTGAAAATAATGCCGGTAACGGTGTCTCTTTCGCAAAGAAATCGCTTAAACTTGATACTGAAGAAGACG CGTTGGAAATAGTCAAAGCAATACGAGCATGTACAAATCTGGAGTATTTAGACTTAGAAGGCAACACTTTAGGACCACTTGCAGCCAAAGCTGTAGCTCAGGCATTACAAGAAAATGGTACATTAATGAAACGTGCTCTTTGGAAAGATATGTTTACTGGCCGTGTAAAGACAGAAATACCAAAAGCTCTTGAATATCTTGGCTCTGCGCTGTGTATTGCTGGTACCCGCCTCTTTGAACTTGACTTAAGTGATAATGCTTTTGGCCCAATTGGTATTGAAGGATTAGCCAATTTCCTAACTTCTAGTTCTTGTTACACTCTTCGTGTACTGAGGTTAAATAACAATGGACTTGGAATATCAGGTGGAAAAATATTGGCAAAAGCGTTATTGGattgttataataatagtTTCCAGGGAG GATCATCTGCCTTAGCACTAAAAGTATTTGTGGCTGGAAGAAATAGATTGGAAAACGATGGTGCAAAAGCATTGGCATCTGTTTTTGAAAAGTTAACCAGTTTAGAAGAAGTTGTTATGCCTCAAAATGGTATATACTATGAAGGTATAATAGCACTTGCCAATGGATTGTCTTCTAATCCTGGATTGCGAATTTTAAATCTCAATGATAATACTGTTGGGCCAAAAGGAGCCCAAGCAATTGCCAAAGCATTACCAAACTTTCAAAATTTAGAACAACTTAATCTTGGCGATTGTTTGCTCAAAACACAAGGTGGTGTAGTTTTAGCAGAAGCGTTAGGAGTTGAAGGGAGTTATCCATTACTCGCAGAACTTAATTTAAGTTATAATGAAATCAGAACAAGGGGTGCCAATCCCATAGCTCTTGCTATGGCTAAAAAAGAACGTCTTATAACCCTACAATTGGATGGAAACCATTTTGGTCAAACTGGCCGTACTATTTTGCGCGATTCGCTTATAATTTCTGAAAGAATTGGATCATTAGGTACATTAAATGATGATGAGAGCGAAGATAGCGAAGAATCTGATGAAGAAGATGAGGAGGAAGATGATGAAGAAAGTGATGAAAAAGATGAAAGTGAAAAtgaaagcaaagaaaatatagataataacaAGGACATGATTATAAATGGCAGCATAGTACCACCAAAAGTAACTATtgtggaatttttaaaatcaccAACAGGAGAAAAGTTATTGCTATTACCGGATGATGTAGTGCAAGATTTTATAACTCACGCCAaa aATTTGTCGGAGAATGATGCATCTCctgaattaaaattcattgaaGAGTTTACAAGAATAATTATGAAAGTATCAGCACTCAGTACAACTGGTTATGCTGACGTGAAACTAAGAACTCAGTATCTTACAGATGCTTTATATTCAAAACTATGTTCTTTTGTAAcagaaaataatcaaatttctgTTTGGAATAATACATTGCTAGTCAACCTAGGTTTAATAAAA gCTGAAGATAAAAATAGTGGGAAAATTGATTGGAATTTGGAAGGATGTTTCAAAGCGTTAGAAACAGTTAGtcaaaaagattattttttacaagagACACGAAgtacattgaaattttttttagaaaatccaGTAAAagtgaacaaaaaaaaagttatggattcgtttgaaaattcaaaaaactCTCTTAAAGCTGTTCTAAATCGTATGCAAagtacgtaa